One Phaseolus vulgaris cultivar G19833 chromosome 2, P. vulgaris v2.0, whole genome shotgun sequence DNA window includes the following coding sequences:
- the LOC137811271 gene encoding protein MIS12 homolog isoform X1: MEESESEAVFDALHLNPQLFCNEVLNNVDDVLDEAFRFFYQDASTKLNIEGTQRSQDLKKGVDCIRQRVQSVLDKQLGAWENYILRHCFSLPRGFRLPNTDESTESGLDPGAPFDPDIDAQLDSLREKLTEVAQDSEMLNQETQLLERKSSINAGYINEAVHLYEQNSMHELFQEIVATASELEMKMGKLNSSMIEETDQMKTKRIYSTEMDLSAVHSAKGLSNEKLDDIEEFVGIMKSM, from the exons ATGgaagagagtgagagtgaggcGGTGTTCGATGCTCTTCATCTGAACCCACAACTCTTCTGTAACGAAGTTCTCAACAACGTCGACGATGTGCTCGATGAAGCTTTCCGTTTCTTCTACCA GGACGCATCCACAAAGTTGAACATCGAAGGCACCCAGAGGTCCCAAGATCTGAAAAAG GGTGTTGATTGCATTCGTCAGAGGGTTCAATCTGTTTTGGACAAACAGCTTGGTGCTTGGGAGAATTACATCCTCCGTCACTGTTTTTCTCTTCCCCGAGGGTTTCGTTTGCCAAACACT GATGAGTCAACTGAGAGTGGCCTTGATCCAGGTGCTCCTTTTGATCCAGATATAGATGCTCAGTTAGATTCATTGAGAGAAAAACTAACTGAG GTGGCACAGGATTCTGAAATGCTTAATCAAGAAACTCAACTATTAGAAAGAAAGTCTAGTATCAATGCTGGATATATCAATGAAGCAGTACACTTATACGAGCAAAACTCTATGCATGAGTTGTTTCAGG AGATTGTGGCCACCGCCTCAGAACTTGAAATGAAGATGGGAAAGTTAAACTCCAGCATGATTGAAGAGACTGAccaaatgaaaacaaaaaggaTCTATAGCACAGAAATGGATCTGTCTGCTGTACATTCTGCTAAAG GCCTCTCAAATGAGAAGTTAGACGACATTGAAGAATTTGTAGGTATCATGAAGAGTATGTAA
- the LOC137811271 gene encoding protein MIS12 homolog isoform X2, with protein MEESESEAVFDALHLNPQLFCNEVLNNVDDVLDEAFRFFYQDASTKLNIEGTQRSQDLKKGVDCIRQRVQSVLDKQLGAWENYILRHCFSLPRGFRLPNTDESTESGLDPGAPFDPDIDAQLDSLREKLTEVAQDSEMLNQETQLLERKSSINAGYINEAVHLYEQNSMHELFQELEMKMGKLNSSMIEETDQMKTKRIYSTEMDLSAVHSAKGLSNEKLDDIEEFVGIMKSM; from the exons ATGgaagagagtgagagtgaggcGGTGTTCGATGCTCTTCATCTGAACCCACAACTCTTCTGTAACGAAGTTCTCAACAACGTCGACGATGTGCTCGATGAAGCTTTCCGTTTCTTCTACCA GGACGCATCCACAAAGTTGAACATCGAAGGCACCCAGAGGTCCCAAGATCTGAAAAAG GGTGTTGATTGCATTCGTCAGAGGGTTCAATCTGTTTTGGACAAACAGCTTGGTGCTTGGGAGAATTACATCCTCCGTCACTGTTTTTCTCTTCCCCGAGGGTTTCGTTTGCCAAACACT GATGAGTCAACTGAGAGTGGCCTTGATCCAGGTGCTCCTTTTGATCCAGATATAGATGCTCAGTTAGATTCATTGAGAGAAAAACTAACTGAG GTGGCACAGGATTCTGAAATGCTTAATCAAGAAACTCAACTATTAGAAAGAAAGTCTAGTATCAATGCTGGATATATCAATGAAGCAGTACACTTATACGAGCAAAACTCTATGCATGAGTTGTTTCAGG AACTTGAAATGAAGATGGGAAAGTTAAACTCCAGCATGATTGAAGAGACTGAccaaatgaaaacaaaaaggaTCTATAGCACAGAAATGGATCTGTCTGCTGTACATTCTGCTAAAG GCCTCTCAAATGAGAAGTTAGACGACATTGAAGAATTTGTAGGTATCATGAAGAGTATGTAA